One Syngnathoides biaculeatus isolate LvHL_M chromosome 4, ASM1980259v1, whole genome shotgun sequence DNA window includes the following coding sequences:
- the iqgap2 gene encoding ras GTPase-activating-like protein IQGAP2: protein MYHDEKAALHKPHYGTIQDDERLSAEEMDERRRQNIAYEYLCHLEEAKRWMEACLEEDLPTTTELEEGLRNGVYLGKLANFFAPKMVSVKRIYDKDQSRYRTNGLHFRHTDNTVQWLRAMESVGLPKIFYPETTDVYDRKNMPKVVYCIHALSLYLYKLGIAPQIQDLLGKVAFTEEEISNMRSELDKYGIQMPAFSKIGGILANELSVDEAALHAAVFAINEAIDKGQASATMAALTNPNAMLRNTQDALAQDYQDTLSQAKSRKQEQSSGSYSTVCTQERDVYEEMLTQQEIQSCIDFVNIQAAVGQVNQAVCAQDEVSLLAALRLPALALLGVQDTNQSCYLEHFTTYCQHKSKDEDKGVLVDKDEIQRVVSSCNDFAEAERRKQEAVSAINTAIRLGDAAVTVEELMSPEAQLPIVYQTAANLYQNELFSLQLQGPRNGLSHEELSVAVEMLSAVAVLNEVLDTKDPQAVIEQLTDSPLGFSNMDQDNLNRYADTLIEQRAESLAKGQEFLTWNDLQKCIDAVNLQVLEEHERIIAIAEINEALNSGDHRQTLAALLLPTAKLTGVNPVTAKHYHDVLHYTKQLLCQTSGDESAVLWLDQIQEAIHAANQDAQDAFTMAEAVAVINKMVAEGDSQNTLHALQSPKAGLKVVIPECADMYQAELAQTRTKMAPEGGASSEWVKHCISDKYDYYYNPETGHGTWEEPENFQHSTGHLSKEEIQIAVSCVTAEYNRAQLWLANESLVTQLQARIRGFLVRRSHAQRMEYLRRQEPQVIKLQALWRGHKQRKIYINRMKVLHENVTSVVKIQSLVKMWKAKRKYNERLQYFKDHEKDIVTIQAFLKANKARDDYRTLTGAKDPPLSVVRKFVHLLEQSALDLQEEQEVTRLKEEVVTKIRSNQQMEQDLNLMDIKIGLLVKNRITLQDVVTHNKTMKNMKSQTSNDNLATADKVGIKGLSKGKRKKLEAYQHLFYLLQTNPSYLAKLIFQMPQNKSTKFMDTVIFTLYNYASNQREEYLLLKLFKTALDEEIGSKVDQIQDIVTGNPTVIKMVVSFNRGARGHNTLRQLLSPVVKDIIDDKNLSINTNPVDVYKAWVNQLETATGEASKLPYEVTPEQAMSHEEVRDRLEASSLALRNATDKVLGSIVSSLDNIPYGMRYVAKVLKNCLHEKFPDASEDELLKVVGNLLYYRYMNPAIVAPDGFDIIDLSAGGQLHVDQRRNLGSVAKMLQHAAANKLFEGENAHMKPMNDFITRTYEKFRVFFQSACDVPEPEEKFNIDEYSDMVTLSKPVIYISIEEIINTHSLLLEHLEAISPDHNDLLHELLQDLGDVPDVETLLGEGAVHSSETNRDIVLNQLAKTEISLTLTSKFELLEGDDKDLKTLMTKTKRLIVDVIRIQPGETLPEILETPATAPQESEHTKIAVRRAVQDAQTPDGLKSSPALLEDSQLPLEQKKRKILRNLRNLEQANVVAATNKYQDVINDIAKDIRYQRRYRQRRKAELVKLQQTLSALNSKTAFYQEQMNYYDTYIKTCLDNLNRKNSRRSIKVDSKGDEKGNKRWKPQSLKYTGARLHEKGVILEIEGLQTNQFKNVMFDISPSEEVGDFEVKAKFMGVEMEKVQLHFQDLLQLQYEGVAVMKMFDKAKVNVNLLIFLLNKKFYGK, encoded by the exons ATGTACCATGACGAAAAGGCTGCCCTACATAAACCGCACTATGGAA CCATTCAGGATGATGAGAGGTTGTCAGCAGAGGAGATGGATGAGAGGCGGCGGCAGAATATCGCCTACGAGTACCTTTGTCATCTGGAGGAGGCCAAACG GTGGATGGAAGCCTGCCTGGAAGAAGACCTGCCTACCACCACAGAACTGGAGGAAGGACTGAGGAATGGGGTCTACCTTGGAAAACTCGCCAACTTCTTTGCCCCCAAAATGGTCTCCGTAAAAAGGATCTATGACAAAGATCAGTCTCGGTatagg aCCAACGGACTCCACTTCAGGCATACAGACAACACGGTGCAGTGGCTCAGGGCCATGGAGTCAGTGGGTCTCCCGAAG ATATTCTACCCCGAAACAACAGACGTGTATGACCGCAAAAACATGCCGAAAGTGGTGTACTGCATACATGCGCTGAG cTTATACTTGTATAAACTGGGTATAGCACCGCAGATCCAGGACCTGTTAGGGAAGGTGGCCTTCACAG AGGAAGAGATCAGTAACATGAGGAGTGAGCTCGACAAGTACGGTATTCAAATGCCAGCTTTCAGTAAGATTGGAGGAATCCTCGCCAATGAGCTCTCGGTGGATGAAGCAGCAC TGCACGCGGCGGTGTTTGCCATCAACGAGGCAATCGACAAGGGTCAGGCATCTGCGACGATGGCGGCCCTGACAAATCCGAACGCCATGCTGAGGAATACCCAGGACGCTCTGGCGCAGGACTATCAGGACACGCTGAGCCAGGCCAAGTCCCGGAAACAAGAGCAGTCTTCGGGGAGT TACTCCACAGTTTGTACTCAGGAAAGAGATGTTTATGAGGAGATGCTCACCCAGCAGGAGATTCAGAGCTGCATAGACTTTGTCAACA TCCAAGCAGCAGTAGGGCAGGTAAACCAGGCCGTGTGTGCCCAGGATGAAGTTTCCCTTTTGGCTGCGCTGAGGCTCCCAGCGCTGGCCCTGCTTGGTGTGCAGGACACGAACCAAAGCTGCTACCTGGAACATTTCACCACGTATTGTCAGCATAAATCCAAG GATGAAGACAAGGGAGTTCTAGTGGATAAAGATGAGATTCAGAGAGTCGTCAGCTCTTGCAATGACTTTGCAGAGGCTGAAAGACGAA aacaaGAGGCCGTTTCAGCAATCAATACCGCCATTCGCCTGGGCGACGCAGCGGTGACTGTGGAGGAACTTATGAGCCCAGAGGCTCAACTGCCAATCGTTTACCAGACAGCGGCCAATCTATATCAGAATGAGCTTTTTAGCTTGCAACTGCAAGGCCCGAGG AATGGACTGAGCCACGAGGAGTTGAGCGTGGCGGTGGAAATGCTGTCGGCCGTAGCTGTGCTTAATGAGGTTCTGGACACCAAAGATCCGCAGGCTGTGATCGAACAACTAACGGACTCCCCTCTGGGTTTCTCAAACATGGACCAAGACAACCTGAACAG GTATGCTGACACCTTAATCGAGCAGCGGGCGGAGTCTCTTGCAAAGGGCCAAGAGTTCCTCACTTGGAATGATCTTCAAAAGTGCATTGACGCCGTCAACCTTCAGGTCCTCGAAGAACATGAAC GAATTATAGCAATAGCAGAAATCAACGAGGCATTGAACTCTGGTGATCATCGGCAAACACTTGCAGCCTTGCTCCTCCCCACAGCCAAGTTGACGGGGGTGAACCCAGTCACGGCCAAACACTACCATGATGTCCTACACTATACCAAACAACTTCTCTGCCAG ACCTCGGGAGATGAATCGGCTGTATTGTGGCTGGACCAAATCCAAGAGGCGATACATGCAGCCAACCAAGATGCACAGGACGCCTTCACAA TGGCTGAAGCAGTCGCAGTGATAAACAAAATGGTGGCAGAAGGGGACTCCCAAAATACGCTGCACGCTCTGCAATCACCAAAAGCGGGGCTGAAAGTCGTAATCCCCGAATGTGCTGACATGTATCAGGCTGAGCTGGCGCAAACGCGGACCAAGATGGCACCTGAAG GCGGCGCCTCTAGTGAGTGGGTGAAACACTGCATCAGTGACAAATATGATTACTACTATAACCCAGAGACTGGGCACGGTACCTGGGAGGAGCCAGAAAACTTTCAACATAGTACTGGCCACCTCAGTAAAGAGGAAATTCAG ATTGCAGTCAGTTGCGTGACTGCAGAATATAACCGGGCACAATTGTGGTTGGCCAACGAGTCCTTGGTGACGCAGCTGCAAGCGAGGATCCGAGGTTTTCTGGTGAGGCGAAGTCACGCTCAGAGAATGGAGTACCTGCGTCGACAAGAGCCTCAAGTCATCAAACTGCAG GCTTTGTGGAGAGGACACAAACagagaaaaatatatatcaacaGAATGAAAGTGCTTCATGAAAATGTGACCTCAGTTGTCAAG ATTCAGTCCTTGGTGAAAATGTGGAAAGCCAAACGTAAATATAATGAACGTTTGCAATACTTCAAAGATCAC GAGAAGGACATTGTGACCATCCAGGCTTTTCTAAAGGCCAATAAAGCGAGAGACGACTACAGAACGCTAA ctggGGCCAAGGACCCCCCCCTGTCGGTCGTCCGCAAGTTTGTCCACCTACTTGAGCAGAGCGCTCTGGATCTTCAGgaggagcaggaagtgacgcgGCTCAAGGAAGAAGTGGTGACCAAAATCCGCTCCAACCAGCAGATGGAGCAAGATTTGAACCTGATGGACATCAAGATCGGGTTGCTGGTGAAGAACAGAATCACGCTGCAG GATGTTGTGACCCATAACAAGACAATGAAGAACATGAAAAGTCAAACAAGTAATGATAACCTGGCCACGGCAGACAAAGTGGGAATCAAAGGGTTAAGTAAAGGAAAACGGAAGAAACTGGAGGCCTACCAGCATCTCTTTTACCTCCTGCAG ACCAACCCATCGTACTTGGCCAAGCTCATCTTCCAGATGCCCCAAAATAAgtccactaagtttatggacaCCGTGATCTTCACCTTGTACAACTACGCGTCCAACCAGCGAGAGGAATATCTGCTGCTCAAACTCTTCAAAACTGCTCTAGATGAAGAAATCGG GTCCAAGGTTGACCAAATTCAAGACATTGTGACGGGGAATCCCACAGTCATCAAGATGGTGGTGAGCTTCAACCGAGGCGCACGCGGCCACAACACTCTGCGACAACTCTTGTCCCCGGTGGTCAAAGACATCATTGATGACAAGAATCTGAGCATCAACACCAACCCCGTGGACGTGTACAAAGCGTGGGTCAACCAGCTGGAGACGGCCACCGGAGAAGCCAG CAAGTTGCCCTACGAAGTGACCCCCGAGCAGGCCATGTCACACGAGGAAGTGCGCGACAGGCTGGAGGCGTCCAGTCTGGCACTTCGCAATGCCACGGATAAAGTCCTCGGCTCCATTGTGTCCTCCTTGGATAACATCCC TTATGGCATGAGATACGTAGCGAAGGTTCTGAAGAACTGCCTTCACGAAAAGTTTCCGGACGCATCCGAAGACGAGCTGTTGAAG GTCGTTGGAAACTTGCTGTACTACCGCTACATGAATCCTGCCATCGTCGCCCCCGACGGATTCGACATTATCGACCTGTCGGCGGGGGGGCAGCTCCACGTGGACCAGCGGCGGAACCTGGGATCTGTGGCGAAGATGCTGCAGCACGCCGCCGCCAACAAGTTGTTCGAGGGCGAGAACGCGCACATGAAGCCCATGAACGACTTCATAACGCGGACGTACGAGAAGTTCCG GGTGTTTTTCCAGTCTGCCTGTGACGTCCCTGAACCCGAGGAGAAGTTTAATATCGACGAGTACTCGGACATGGTGACCCTGAGCAAGCCCGTCATCTACATCTCGATCGAGGAGATCATCAATACGCACTCG CTGCTTTTGGAACATCTGGAGGCCATTTCGCCGGACCACAACGACCTGTTGCACGAGCTCCTGCAGGACCTGGGAGACGTCCCCGACGTTGAGACGTTACTTG GTGAAGGAGCCGTTCACAGCAGCGAGACCAACAGGGACATTGTCCTCAACCAGCTGGCCAAGACCGAGATCTCCCTAACGCTGACCAGCAAGTTCGAGCTGCTCGAGGGCGACGACAAAGACTTGAAGACTCTCATGACAAA GACAAAGAGACTTATCGTAGATGTGATTCGAATTCAACCTGGAGAGACTTTACCAGAAATTTTAGAGACCCCCGCTACAGCCCCTcag GAGTCGGAGCATACCAAGATCGCCGTGCGGCGGGCGGTTCAGGACGCGCAGACCCCCGACGGTCTCAAGAGCAGCCCCGCGTTACTGGAGGACAGTCAGCTCCCCTtggagcagaagaagaggaagatccTGAGGAACCTTCGGAACTTGGAGCAGGCCAACGTCGTCGCTGCCACAAACAAATACCAGGACGTCATCAATGACATCGCTAAA GATATTCGCTACCAAAGGCGCTACCGGCAAAGGAGGAAGGCCGAGCTGGTGAAGCTCCAGCAGACGCTGTCGGCGCTCAATTCCAAAACGGCCTTCTACCAGGAGCAGATGAACTATTACGACACGTACATCAAGACGTGCCTGGACAACCTCAACCGCAA GAATTCACGCAGGTCCATCAAGGTGGACAGCAAAGGAGACGAAAAGGGCAACAAAAGGTGGAAGCCGCAGTCTTTGAAGTACACCGGAGCGAGGTTACACGAGAAAGGAGTCATCCTGGAGATCGAAGGGCTTCAGACCAACCA GTTCAAAAACGTCATGTTTGACATTTCACCGAGTGAGGAAGTTGGAGATTTTGAGGTGAAAGCCAAGTTTATGGGGGTTGAAATGGAAAAGGTTCAGCTTCATTTCCAG GATCTCCTGCAGCTGCAATACGAAGGCGTGGCCGTCATGAAGATGTTCGACAAAGCCAAAGTCAACGTGAACTTGCTCATCTTCCTCCTAAATAAGAAATTCTATGGCAAGTGA
- the f2rl2 gene encoding proteinase-activated receptor 3 has protein sequence MADILAGVVICLMAVQTVQVEGNKTRTTNRPQFEGLPKSFKGKTQHNLTKNLSAGVYPSGEPWLDVDPDDAATAYARGVLSTWILPSAYILAMIVGIPSNAYILAFLRGRLQGKSLSTVVLYLNLALSDLLLLLSLPLRVHYHFSGNNWAFGEICCRLMTALFYGNVYSSAQTIACISLRRYLAVVKPFLYRRLAKTAVTVWACVIVWFLFGATIVPELLVRQSYWLDGLGVTTCHDVLPLEETSHSLLVAYRLTLACVGFVVPFLISIYAHVSVVHHLGQSGCNWRPFIKISTLVFIIFTVCFLPSGILHIAHYARLFSSGDDKLYGYYRFAVCLCCLHSCLDPFLCLLISKSAASEIQFISVRRISERLTVKICD, from the exons ATGGCGGACATTTTAGCCGGAGTTGTCATTTGTCTAATGGCAGTGCAGACCGTCCAGGTTGAGG GGAATAAAACCAGGACCACAAACAGACCACAATTTGAAGGGTTGCCAAAATCTTTCAAGGGCAAGACGCAACACAATCTCACAAAGAATCTGTCGGCGGGTGTCTATCCGAGCGGAGAGCCGTGGCTGGATGTGGACCCAGACGATGCTGCGACAGCCTACGCCAGAGGGGTCTTAAGCACCTGGATCCTTCCTTCAGCTTACATCTTGGCCATGATTGTGGGTATCCCCTCCAATGCCTACATTCTGGCCTTCCTCAGAGGGAGACTCCAAGGAAAGTCCTTGTCCACAGTTGTGCTTTATCTGAACCTGGCCTTGTCAGATCTGCTGCTCCTGCTTTCCCTGCCGCTGCGCGTTCACTACCATTTCAGCGGGAACAACTGGGCATTTGGGGAGATCTGCTGCCGCCTGATGACAGCCTTGTTTTACGGTAACGTCTACTCCTCGGCGCAGACGATAGCGTGCATCAGTCTGAGGCGCTACCTCGCTGTGGTGAAGCCTTTCCTTTATAGAAGGCTGGCCAAGACCGCAGTGACAGTGTGGGCGTGCGTCATTGTGTGGTTCCTATTTGGAGCAACTATTGTACCAGAGCTGCTGGTCAGGCAAAGCTATTGGCTTGATGGGCTGGGGGTCACCACCTGTCATGATGTGCTTCCCCTTGAAGAAACATCCCATTCGCTGCTAGTGGCCTACAGACTGACGCtggcttgtgtgggttttgtagTCCCCTTTCTGATTTCCATCTATGCACACGTGTCAGTCGTACACCACCTCGGACAGTCGGGGTGTAACTGGAGACCTTTCATCAAGATCAGCACTCTGGTTTTCATCATCTTCACGGTGTGTTTCTTGCCCAGCGGAATCCTGCACATCGCACACTACGCTCGCCTGTTTTCCAGCGGCGACGACAAACTCTACGGATACTACAGATTTGCTGTGTGTCTCTGCTGCTTGCACAGTTGTTTGGATCCCTTCCTTTGTTTGCTCATTTCTAAATCGGCCGCGTCGGAGATACAATTCATCTCCGTCCGCAGGATCTCAGAAAGGCTGACTGTTAAGATATGCGACTGA